In Calditrichota bacterium, the DNA window TTCGGGAGCAATATTTGCATTTTGGCTATGCGTTATTTATTCTGGAAAATGGTATATTTATTGCGATAAAACATACCATAAAAAAATGGAATTTGCCCTCCGCAGAGAGGAAGGACCATGCGGATACACCTATTCAGGAAAACGCAAGCCCCCGGTGGGATCGTGTGGAAAGAAATAGTGGGACGATCGCCCGAATGGCCCTAAAGCTGCCTTGAGAAGATTTATAGCAGAGCGACACTGTTGCGAATTATACGAGATGGAGGAATAGAAAGAGACTAAAATGATAAGCAAATCAAAATATTCTATCGGCGTCGTCATTATTCTGCTTGCATTTGCCATGCTTCTGTACAAGGGATTAAGCAAATCCATGATGGCTTATATGAATGTAAGCGACATTGACAAGATTGAATCACATAATAACGATTCAGTGATGCAGGTTACCGGTATTGTCGTGCCCGGAACAATCCGGAATGATTCAGAAAAACAGCAGCTTTCATTTTTGTTGCGGGATTTAAAAAAACCAAAACAGGTCATTCAAGTCAATTATTCCGGTTTAATACCCGACAGTTTTGAGCCGGGGTTACAGGTGGTCGTAACCGGCACAATTAAAAGCAAACATATTCTGGCCCAGAGGATTCTGACAAAATGCCCATCAAAATATAATAAAAATGATTAGCCGGGAGTTAAAAAATGATTGAATTAGGTGATATCGGGTTAAAATTAAGTCTGGTGTTTTCTCTCTATATTATTGTTGCCTCCATTATGGGAATTAAAAACAGGATAGGGCAATTTCTGGTTAGCAGTCATCGGGCAATCTACAGTTCATTTTTACTGATTTCACTGGCCATGTTCATTCTTGCTCAAGCGCTCATTACAAAAAACTATGAGCTTAAATATGTGGCTGAACATGTAAGCAATCATCTGCCTGTATTTTATGCGATTACGGCACTCTGGGCTGGTCAATCGGGCTCGCTGCTTTTATGGGTTTGGCTGCTTTCACTTTTCAGTGTTGTTGTTGTCCTGCAAAATCGGCATAAAAACCAAACCCTGCATATGCTTCCTTATGTCAACGTTATTTTGGCCTCAATCCAGCTATTTTTCCTTATTATCCTTGTATTTACCAGCAGCCCCTTTGAAAGATCTGCCTTTCACATTTTCGAGGGACAGGGGTTAAACCCGTTGCTGCAGAATCCGGGCATGATTTTCCATCCGCCCACATTATACCTGGGATATGTTGGCTTCGCCATACCGTTTGCCTTCGCCATAGCGGCATTAATAACAAGACGATTGGATAACGAATGGATTAAAACAACCCGGCGCTGGACTCTGTTTTCGTGGCTTTTTCTCAGCATCGGCATATTGCTGGGCGCCAAATGGGCCTATGTGGAATTGGGATGGGGCGGTTATTGGGCCTGGGACCCGGTTGAAAACGCCTCACTGCTCCCCTGGCTGACTGGAACAGCATTTTTGCATTCCGTTATGATCCAGGAACGAAAGGACATGTTAAAAATATGGAATATGAGTCTCATCGTCATGACCTTTCTGCTGACCATATTCGGCACTTTTGTAACACGAAGCGGAATCATTTCATCGGTTCATTCATTCGGCAATTCCAATCTCGGACCGCTATTCCTGATTTTTATGCTCTGGGTTGTCCTGGGTGCATCCTATTTGATTGTTTCGCGCCGCAAAGAATTGCGCAGCCGAAATCAACTCGATTCCGTTCTTTCCAGAGAATCAAGCTTCCTCTTTAATAATTTAATACTGGTTGCCGCCACATTTGCCATATTGTGGGGAACGTTGTTTCCTATTCTTTCAGAAGCGGTACGGGGGATAAAGATTACGGTCGGGCCTCCTTTTTTCAACACCGTTAATGTCCCGATTGCCATCGCCTTAATACTGCTCACGGGAATATGTCCCCTCATTTCCTGGCGCAAAGCGACCCTGAATAATTTTCTGCGCAATTTTCTGATTCCATCCGGTGTTTTTTTTACGGCGCTGATAATCCTGCTCATTACCGGTATGAGACAGATCGCTCCACTCTTAACATTCAGTCTCAGTGCCTTTGTATTGTCTTCCATATTTCTTGAATTTTACCGGGGTACCCGTTCCCGCATACGCTACCACAACGAAATGATCTTTACCGCTTTTAAAAACCTGGTCCTTAAATACCGGAGGCGATACGGCGGCTATATTGTGCATACCGGAATGATCTTGATCTTTGTCGGGATTGCGGGATCGTCCGCATTCAAAATTGAAAAGGAAAAGCTGATGAAAAAGGGGGACAATCTGAAGATTGCCAACTACGAACTGACATTCATGGGATTAGACCAATACAATACGCCCAATGCCCAGGTTAGCACCGCCTCATTCCGCGTAAAAAATGGTCCCAACTATGAAGGCATCGCCACCCCTTCCAAACACTATCATCCTCTCCAAAAACAAACTATGACCGAGGTTTACATATCGTCCAGTCTAAGGGACGATCTCTATTTAATCCTGGGAAAAATTAATGCAAATGGCTCTGTTTTTATTAAAGCCGAGATTATTCCCCTGGTGGCCTGGATCTGGATAGGCGGTTATATCCTCATTGCAGGAACACTTTTCACGATGTGGCCATCAAAAAGGAGAAAATCTGTTCCGGAAACCAAACCGCTTGCGAAGAAAAACAAGGCATTTGTTCAGCTACCGCAGGCTTAATCGAATTAGCTTGAGGCTGTTATGAAAAAACTATATCCAATCCTGTTTATCGGTTTTCTTCTGATTTTCCCCCTGTCGGTTAGAGGGAATATTTCCACTAATGACGTTCAAAAATATTTGATTTGCACATGTTCGTGTCAAATGGCGCTGAATAATTGTGAATGCGGAACGGCCGCACAAATGCGCACACAAATTACGGGGTTAATCGAGCGCGGCTATAGCAAAAATCAGATCCTTGCCGTTTTTGTCAAACAGTACGGCGAAAAAGTTCTTTCCACCCCGGCCAAAAAAGGCTTCAATTTAACGGCATGGATATTACCCTTTTTACTGCCTATTATCGCAGGCTTTTTATTGGTCAAAGGGATACGCCGGTGGAGCAAAAAACAGAAAAATGAGCACCCATCCAATACAAAGACTCTGGACAAAAAGGATGCCGATGAGCTAAAAAAAGAATTGGACCAGTTTGAGGAAGGAGAAGATTCATGATAGTTGTTTTTGTGGGCGCAATAAGCGTCATTTTAATGGGTTACGTTCTTTATCCTCTGTTGCAGGAAAACGATCGGCTCCGTTACATCCCGGAAGGAATGATTCCTTTCCGCCTGATAAAATTGAACCAAAAAAAGAATGAACTCCTTGCGACGCTAAAAGAACTTGAATTTGAACACCAGATGGGAAAAATATCTCTGTCGGATTATAATCAACTCAAACAAAAATATGAGCTTGAGACGGTGCAAATTTTTAAGGATATCAAAAAAAATGGGGGGGATTCCGGGAAAAGAGCCGAGATTGAAGAAAAAATCAGAGCCTATCGTCAGAAGTTAAAAAAGAGCAAAATCGAACCCAATAATCTCAGAAAGAACCCAAAATGAAAAAATCTATTCTTGCAATTTGGATTGGGCTGTTAATTTGGGGTGGAATTGCAGAAGGCGGAGAGATTACAGGAACCGTTCAGAATGGCACGGCAGGCTTTTCCGTCCCGCGTTCACTCGCCGTGCAGCTAAACCGCTATAAAAACGGGCAACAAGACAATCGATTCCAGCCGAAAACCACGATCAGGGGAAGAAACACTTTCGTTTTCAAGAATCTGCCAGAAGATTCAGACTATGTTTATGAACCGATGGTCTATTATCAAGGGGTTAAATATTACGGTGAGGCGAAAAAACTTTCACCCCAAATGCCTGCCGCTGAATCGCATGTTTTAATTTACGAAACCAGCCGCAGCGATTCCGCCGTATCCGCACTCATTCATCATCTTTTCATCAGACCGGCAATTGGTTTTATCCAGGTAAATGAGATGCTGGTTTTGAAGAATAGAAGCGACCGAACCTATATTGGCCCCCCGGTACAAGGGGAAAAATTTCATACCCTCAATTATCGGCTGCCGCCCGATGCAGCAAATGTCCAATTGGGGAAAGGCTTGATGTCCTGCTGCATTGTGTTTGTGCCGGGCGGGTTTTATGATACCATGGAATTGCTGCCAGGAAAAAAAGAAATCTATTTTTCCTACATCATCAAAACACCCAAAAAAGAGCTGGATTTGATCAAACCTCTGACTATTTCAACGGCTGTTTTTGACGTCTTTACAGATGATCCCAATATACAACTTTCAGGGGAAGGATTTTCCGAAATACCCGTCAAGGGTTCGAAATTCAGGCGGTTTGAAGCACGGGACTTTAAGCCCGGACAAAAAATAAGGCTTCATATTACCGGACTACAGGGTAAACCGACGGACATTGGCACGATATTAATGATTGTTTTTATTGCGGTTCTGTTATTTATTGTTATCCTCGTTGCAAAAAGAATTAAACGGGATAAGACGCTGTCAGTGCCCTCATCTCCTCAAAAAGACCCCAGTGTATCAGATTATTTTTTGCGGCAAATTGCTGAACTGGATGAGGCCTTTGCAAACCAAAAATTGGAAGAGAGTGACTATCGGGAAAAACGCAAAGAATTATTAACCATGTTAGAAAAGCTGGAGAAAAAATAGGATAAATCCCAAAAAGCAAGCCACAGCCATCCACAAATTAAATTTGTGGATGGCACAGAGGAATTAAAAAATTTATGGACATCTGCGTCTAAATCTGCGAAATCTGTGGTTAAAAAAGAAAAAATTTTAAATCAGATAAAAAAACCCTTGACATTTTCATATTTTGGTCATATATTGTCTACCAATATGATCAAGAATATATTTTATTACATCCGGGTTCAATGAAGATCTCATTTAAGGGTGATTATGCGCTAAAGGCGGTGCTCGACCTGGCGCTGCATTACGATCACGGTAAAATTCAAATTACCGATATTGCAAAACGGCAGGATATTCCTCTTAAGTACTTAAGTCAAATTTTGCTGATTCTAAAGGGGGCGGGTTATGTTCAAAGCCGGCGGGGGCCAAACGGCGGTTATTGGCTTGCAAAAGCACCGGCAAAGATCACGCTGGGCGAAATTATACGACTTATGGATGGCCCAACCTCCCCCATCGCCTGCGTGAGCAAGTCGGGTTACATCAAGTGCGATGATGAACCCTTTTGTCCGTTTGTTGACATCTGGATCAAAGTAAGAGACGCAATTAACGAAATTGTAGACCATACAACATTTGAAGACATATGCAAAATCGCGAAAACAAAAAAAACAAAATCAAATTTCATCTACTACATTTAGCCCTTAGTCGTTCAATAGGCGGCTTACCCTTCTGTCCACTTCCTGAACTCCATTAAGACATACTTAATTATCTGCAGTCCGTTTGTTTTTAATCTTATTCTCTATTTATCTGATCATAAAAATGGATTATTCCAAATGGACTTGATCTAACTCCATCCACTGACGGAGAAATTTTGTTGTAATCATATTCTATTCAGCAGTCTCGCACCCACCCTTTTGTGGATGTTGGGACAAAAACTCATTAGCGGAGCTGTATAAAATTCAAATCTTTAACGAAATTGAAGGAGAGCACCTATGAAAATCGCACAAAGCGTCATTGATCTGATCGGCAACACCCCACTGGTTCGGCTGAACAAGACGGTACCGGAAGGGTCACATGTGTATGCAAAATTAGAATATTACAACCCGGGGAGCAGCGTCAAGGACCGCATCGGGGTAAATATGATTCTGGAAGCCGAACGTTCCGGCCGTCTCACGCCCGGTACAGTGGTTATTGAGCCAACCAGCGGCAACACCGGCATTGCGTTGGCGTGGGTGTGCGCCGTGAAGGGCTATCGCCTGATCCTCACAATGCCCGAGACGATGAGCAGCGAGCGGCGGAAGATGTTCCAGGCCTTTGGTGCCGAGATGGTTCTGACACCGGCAGAAAAGGGCATGTCCGGCGCCATTGAAAAGGCAAACGAACTGGCAGGTCAGTTCGATCGTGTATTCATCCCCTCCCAGTTTGAGAACCCGGCTAATCCGGACATCCACCGAAAGACCACGGCTCAGGAAATCTGGCGTGATACCGACGGTCAGGTGGATGTGTTTGTGGCCGGTGTTGGAACGGGCGGTACGATCACCGGTGTGGGTGAGGTTCTTAAAAAGAAAAAGCCCTCCGTAAAGATCATTGCCGTTGAACCGGCGGAGTCCGCTGTTCTCTCAGGAGGAAATCCGGGACCGCACATGATTATGGGAATTGGTGCCGGATTTGTACCCAAAGTCTTCAACCGGCAGGTGGTTGATGAGATTATCCAGGTTTCCAACGAGGAGGCTGCTGCCATGACCAAACGTCTGGCCCGGGAGGAGGGAATTATTGCCGGAATTTCTGCCGGGGCGGCGGTACACGCGGCCTCCAAGGTAGCCGCCCGCAAGGACTTTGCAGGAAAACGGATCGTTGTTATTATTCCGGATACGGGAGAACGATATTTGAGTTTGTCCTTGTTTGAGGATTAGCGGAAGAACCGGCCGCTGGTTATTAGTACAGAACGGTTATGTAACCGGGAAAAACAGGAGAATAGATATGAAATTAATTGTAAACGGAGAAAATCAGGAATATGAGGGAGAGCTTTCCGTGGAGTCCCTGTTGTCAAAATGCGAGGTCAAAAGACCCGAGATGGTCAGCGTGGAGCTGAACGGTCAAATCATTCCCCGCGATCAGTACGCCGATGTGCGTGTGAGCGACGGAGACACGGTGGAATTCCTTTACTTTATGGGAGGCGGTTCTTATGGAATTAACAGATAGCCAGGTTGAGCGGTACAGCCGCCATATCATTCTTGATGAAGTGGGCGGAGTGGGGCAGGAAAAAATACTGGCTGCCCGGGTGCTAATTGTCGGCGTGGGCGGACTGGGTTCGCCAGCCGCGCTGTATCTGGCGGCGGCCGGAGTGGGAAC includes these proteins:
- a CDS encoding cytochrome c maturation protein CcmE produces the protein MISKSKYSIGVVIILLAFAMLLYKGLSKSMMAYMNVSDIDKIESHNNDSVMQVTGIVVPGTIRNDSEKQQLSFLLRDLKKPKQVIQVNYSGLIPDSFEPGLQVVVTGTIKSKHILAQRILTKCPSKYNKND
- a CDS encoding heme lyase CcmF/NrfE family subunit, translating into MIELGDIGLKLSLVFSLYIIVASIMGIKNRIGQFLVSSHRAIYSSFLLISLAMFILAQALITKNYELKYVAEHVSNHLPVFYAITALWAGQSGSLLLWVWLLSLFSVVVVLQNRHKNQTLHMLPYVNVILASIQLFFLIILVFTSSPFERSAFHIFEGQGLNPLLQNPGMIFHPPTLYLGYVGFAIPFAFAIAALITRRLDNEWIKTTRRWTLFSWLFLSIGILLGAKWAYVELGWGGYWAWDPVENASLLPWLTGTAFLHSVMIQERKDMLKIWNMSLIVMTFLLTIFGTFVTRSGIISSVHSFGNSNLGPLFLIFMLWVVLGASYLIVSRRKELRSRNQLDSVLSRESSFLFNNLILVAATFAILWGTLFPILSEAVRGIKITVGPPFFNTVNVPIAIALILLTGICPLISWRKATLNNFLRNFLIPSGVFFTALIILLITGMRQIAPLLTFSLSAFVLSSIFLEFYRGTRSRIRYHNEMIFTAFKNLVLKYRRRYGGYIVHTGMILIFVGIAGSSAFKIEKEKLMKKGDNLKIANYELTFMGLDQYNTPNAQVSTASFRVKNGPNYEGIATPSKHYHPLQKQTMTEVYISSSLRDDLYLILGKINANGSVFIKAEIIPLVAWIWIGGYILIAGTLFTMWPSKRRKSVPETKPLAKKNKAFVQLPQA
- a CDS encoding Rrf2 family transcriptional regulator; its protein translation is MKISFKGDYALKAVLDLALHYDHGKIQITDIAKRQDIPLKYLSQILLILKGAGYVQSRRGPNGGYWLAKAPAKITLGEIIRLMDGPTSPIACVSKSGYIKCDDEPFCPFVDIWIKVRDAINEIVDHTTFEDICKIAKTKKTKSNFIYYI
- the cysK gene encoding cysteine synthase A — encoded protein: MKIAQSVIDLIGNTPLVRLNKTVPEGSHVYAKLEYYNPGSSVKDRIGVNMILEAERSGRLTPGTVVIEPTSGNTGIALAWVCAVKGYRLILTMPETMSSERRKMFQAFGAEMVLTPAEKGMSGAIEKANELAGQFDRVFIPSQFENPANPDIHRKTTAQEIWRDTDGQVDVFVAGVGTGGTITGVGEVLKKKKPSVKIIAVEPAESAVLSGGNPGPHMIMGIGAGFVPKVFNRQVVDEIIQVSNEEAAAMTKRLAREEGIIAGISAGAAVHAASKVAARKDFAGKRIVVIIPDTGERYLSLSLFED
- the thiS gene encoding sulfur carrier protein ThiS; protein product: MKLIVNGENQEYEGELSVESLLSKCEVKRPEMVSVELNGQIIPRDQYADVRVSDGDTVEFLYFMGGGSYGINR